A part of Gambusia affinis linkage group LG19, SWU_Gaff_1.0, whole genome shotgun sequence genomic DNA contains:
- the tufm gene encoding elongation factor Tu, mitochondrial: MAALVGLRACFSGLQLTSPSLLHSSFKLCAVPLSRRTFAAEAKKTYSREKPHVNIGTIGHVDHGKTTLTAAITKVLADAGGANYKKYEDIDNAPEEKARGITINASHVEYTTANRHYAHTDCPGHADYVKNMITGTAQMDGCILVVAATDGQMPQTREHLLLARQIGVEHVVVFINKADAVEDREMLDLVEIEIRELLTEFGYDGENTPVVIGSALCALENKRPELGENAVMKLLEIVDSYVPLPKRELEKPFLLPIEGVYSIPGRGTVVTGTLERGLIKKGDDCEFVGHNRSFKTVVTGIEMFHKSLDRAEAGDNLGALVRGLKREDVRRGMVMCKPGSIMPHQKVKAQVYVLSKEEGGRHKPFVTNFMPVMFSFTWDMACRVTLPGDKEMVMPGEDTSLTLTLRQPMVLETGQRFTLRDGNRTIGTGLVTEILTMTDEDQCNWG, encoded by the exons ATGGCGGCGCTTGTGGGGCTGCGTGCCTGTTTCTCTg GCCTTCAGCTTACTTCTCCAAGCCTTCTGCACAGCTCGTTCAAACTC TGTGCTGTGCCTCTGAGTCGGCGGACCTTCGCGGCTGAGGCCAAGAAGACGTACAGCAGAGAGAAGCCTCACGTGAACATCGGAACCATCGGCCACGTCGATCACGGCAAAACCACCCTCACCGCGGCCATCACAAAAG tgctCGCTGATGCTGGTGgtgcaaattacaaaaaatatgagGACATTGACAATGCTCCAGAGGAAAAGGCCAGAGGAATTACCATCAACGCCTCTCATGTGGAGTACACGACAGCCAACAGACATTACGCCCACACAGACTGCCCCGGCCACGCTGATTACGTCAAG AACATGATCACGGGCACAGCCCAGATGGACGGCTGCATCCTGGTGGTGGCGGCCACCGACGGCCAGATGCCTCAGACGCGGGAGCACCTCCTGCTGGCCAGGCAAATCGGCGTTGAGCACGTGGTGGTTTTCATCAACAAGGCCGACGCCGTGGAGGACCGGGAGATGCTGGACCTGGTGGAGATCGAGATCCGCGAGTTGCTCACAGAGTTCGGCTACGACGGCGAGAACACTCCCGTTGTGATCGGCTCGGCTCTCTGCGCCCTGGAG AACAAGCGGCCTGAACTGGGAGAAAACGCGGTGATGAAACTCCTGGAGATTGTGGATTCCTACGTTCCTCTGCCCAAAAGAGAGCTGGAAAAGCCTTTCCTCCTGCCCATCGAAGGGGTTTATTCTATCCCAG GCAGAGGGACCGTCGTGACCGGGACGTTGGAGAGAGGCCTGATTAAGAAAGGAGACGACTGTGAGTTTGTAGGTCACAACCGTTCCTTCAAGACTGTGGTTACAG GTATCGAGATGTTCCACAAGTCTCTGGACCGGGCCGAGGCCGGAGATAACCTGGGCGCTCTGGTTCGAGGCCTGAAGAGGGAAGACGTGAGGAGAGGGATGGTGATGTGTAAGCCGGGGTCCATCATGCCGCACCAGAAGGTCAAAGCACAG GTTTATGTTCTGAGTAAGGAGGAGGGAGGCCGACACAAGCCATTTGTCACCAACTTCATGCCCGTCATGTTTTCCTTCACCTGGGACATGGCCTGTAGGGTCACTCTACCTGGAGACAAG GAAATGGTGATGCCAGGAGAGGACACGTCGTTGACGCTGACGCTTCGCCAGCCCATGGTGCTGGAGACAGGCCAGAGGTTCACTCTGAGAGACGGAAACAGAACCATCGGTACCGGCCTGGTCACAGAAATCCTGACCATGACTGATGAAGATCAGTGCAACTGGGGCTGA
- the tmem86b gene encoding lysoplasmalogenase, which yields MFVEVQRTERNGADSRRKRENSANRVKMDILETDAYDKRRRRNMSCALLLSLLPFFLSLALYFYLWTPDSVPSVVSAGVKAAPTLLLAAVVLSWNGGQSVLGVAGGLIFSAVGDCCLVWPELFIHGMGAFAVAHLLYSVTFLSSRYATYSSSSSSLNRFLHLVLVIVGGAFYIYLFPFLQKAPNSDLLTPGVGIYFILITMMAALAVRTRHVATLLGSLIFMVSDASLALQVFKVLPPIEHGQIVVMVTYYLAQLLIAVGDIKAAEDKDDFSKWKRS from the exons ATGTTCGTGGAAGTCCAGCGGACTGAGAGGAACGGCGCAGATTCAAG aaggaaaagagaaaactcAGCTAACAGGGTGAAAATGGACATCCTTGAGACTGATGCCTACGACAAGCGCCGAAGGAGGAACATG TCTTGTGCCCTTCTTCTTTCCCTCTTGCCCTTCTTCTTGTCCTTGGCTTTATACTTCTACCTTTGGACTCCTGATTCGGTCCCATCAGTGGTCTCCGCAGGAGTCAAAGCGGCCCCGACCCTGCTGCTGGCCGCGGTGGTCCTCAGCTGGAACGGAGGGCAGAGTGTGCTGGGTGTGGCCGGGGGGCTGATCTTCTCTGCTGTGGGGGACTGCTGTTTGGTGTGGCCTGAGCTTTTCATCCATG GAATGGGTGCCTTCGCTGTGGCTCATCTGCTTTACTCCGTCACCTTCCTGTCCAGTCGCTATGCAACGtattcttcctcctcctcatccttgAACCGCTTTCTGCATCTGGTCCTCGTAATCGTGGGAGGAGCTTTCTACATTTACCTTTTTCCGTTCCTGCAGAAGGCACCAAACTCTGACCTACTGACTCCTGGCGTAGGGATTTACTTCATCCTAATCACCATGATGGCCGCATTAGCCGTCCGGACGCGCCACGTAGCTACGTTATTGGGGAGTTTGATCTTCATGGTGTCTGATGCTTCCCTGGCTCTGCAGGTCTTCAAAGTTTTGCCACCAATTGAGCATGGTCAGATTGTTGTCATGGTGACTTATTATTTGGCGCAGCTGCTGATTGCCGTGGGTGACATAAAAGCAGCGGAGGACAAGGACGACTTTTCAAAGTGGAAGCGGTCCTAA
- the hspbp1 gene encoding hsp70-binding protein 1: MSDNRQDRRYPQNLQGVLQLAVEAGSAAEGPARSEPMSEERKTWLREALSDICKGQMDEVEQMKQSLAVLQKEEPNEKEQDGEEEREEDEEDERELAFEMLSELCENLDNARDLMTLGGLELCVSRYLCHVQSGLRWRAAQLLASCAQNMPQVQEYLLKADVLPKLLQLTDSDPNPTVRVKALYAVSCLVREQEAGLQAFVSHDGFSVLMRGMQSENEKVRTKSAFLLLNLLTSHPEHKETVVSMGMVQQLVSVLRTPHSPFHEHVLGALCCLVEDFQQGLEDCRSPTLGLEEFLKQRTKELQGKEESQEELDFCERLRVLCFNGQQTDDVGMDR; the protein is encoded by the exons ATGTCAGACAACAGACAGGATAGGAGGTATCCCCAGAACCTTCAGGGGGTCCTGCAGCTGGCAGTGGAGGCAGGGTCAGCTGCTGAGGGTCCAGCCCGTTCAGAGCCAATGTCAGAGGAG AGGAAGACATGGCTGAGAGAAGCTCTGTCAGATATCTGCAAAGGTCAGATGGatgaggtggagcagatgaagCAGAGCCTGGCTGTCCTGCAGAAAGAAGAACCAAACGAGAAAGAGCAAGATGGTGAAGAAGAGAgggaagaggatgaggaggatgagcGAGAACTGGCCTTTGAGATGCTGTCTGAGTTGTGTGAAAACCTGGACAACGCTAGAG ATCTGATGACTCTTGGTGGACTGGAGTTGTGTGTCTCCAGGTATCTTTGTCACGTCCAGAGTGGGCTGAGGTGGCGGGCCGCCCAGCTCCTTGCCTCCTGTGCTCAGAACATGCCTCAGGTCCAGGAATACCTGCTTAAAGCTGACGTGCTGccaaagctgctgcagctgacggATTCAGACCCCAATCCCACCGTCAGGGTGAAAGCCCTGTACGCCGTCTCAT GTTTGGTCCGAGAGCAGGAAGCCGGACTGCAGGCGTTCGTTTCTCACGATGGTTTCTCGGTGCTGATGAGGGGAATGCAGTCTGAAAACGAGAAAGTCAGGACCAAGTCTGCTTTCCTTCTGCTCAACCTGCTGACCTCTCACCCGGAACATAAAG AAACGGTTGTGTCGATGGGGATGGTGCAGCAGCTAGTTTCCGTTCTCCGCACACCACATTCGCCTTTCCATGAGCACGTGCTTGGTGCTCTCTGCTG TTTGGTTGAGGACTTTCAACAAGGCCTGGAAGACTGCAGGAGCCCGACTTTGGGTTTGGAGGAATTCCTCAAGCAGCGAACCAAAGAGCTCcaaggaaaagaagaaagtcaG GAGGAACTTGACTTCTGTGAGCGTTTGAGAGTTTTGTGCTTCAACGGGCAGCAGACAGATGATGTCGGGATGGATCGCTGA
- the kcnj12b gene encoding ATP-sensitive inward rectifier potassium channel 12, with translation MSVGRAHHHRSFLSCEEEGVRLSTMLAVGSFGNGKIHTRRKGHSRFVNKTGQCNIHFSNMDEKSQRYMSDIFTTCVDIRWRYMFLLFSLVFVMSWLTFGLAFWVIGLLHGDMEKNRGDFVPCVTQVNTFVTAFLFSIETQTTIGYGARCVTEECPAAVFMVVFQSIMGCIIDAFMIGAIMAKMARPKKRAETLLFSHNAVIAMRDGKLCLMFRVANLRKSHIVEAHVRAQMVKPRYTEEGEYIPLDQIDMNVGYDKGTDRLFLVAPLTVIHEIDEESPLFGISKQDLEMSDFEIVIILEGLVEATAMTTQARSSYLPSEILWGHRFEPIIFEERSQYRIDYAYFHKTFEVPSTPRCSAKDMEERKFPTSGANSFCYENELAFISRDEDVDGDAETEKDKSCPSELTPTDSIQPSSPRESAL, from the coding sequence ATGAGCGTAGGAAGGGCCCACCACCACCGCAGCTTTCTGTCCTGTGAAGAAGAAGGAGTCAGACTCAGCACCATGCTGGCCGTGGGCAGCTTTGGCAATGGCAAGATCCACACAAGACGCAAAGGCCACAGCCGGTTTGTCAACAAGACTGGCCAGTGCAACATCCACTTCTCGAACATGGACGAGAAATCCCAGAGATATATGTCAGACATTTTCACTACTTGCGTGGACATCCGCTGGCGGTATATGTTCCTGCTGTTCAGCCTGGTGTTTGTGATGTCCTGGCTGACGTTCGGCTTGGCCTTCTGGGTCATCGGCCTCCTGCATGGTGACATGGAGAAAAACAGAGGGGATTTTGTTCCCTGTGTCACACAGGTAAACACCTTCGTGACGGCCTTCTTGTTCTCCATTGAGACCCAGACGACGATCGGTTACGGAGCTCGCTGCGTGACGGAGGAATGCCCAGCGGCTGTCTTCATGGTGGTCTTTCAGTCCATCATGGGCTGCATCATCGACGCCTTCATGATTGGCGCCATCATGGCCAAGATGGCGCGGCCAAAGAAGCGTGCTGAGACTCTGCTGTTCAGCCACAATGCGGTGATCGCCATGCGGGATGGGAAGCTGTGCCTCATGTTCAGGGTTGCCAACCTGAGGAAGAGCCACATTGTAGAGGCTCATGTTCGGGCTCAGATGGTGAAGCCCCGCTACACAGAGGAGGGCGAGTACATCCCCCTGGATCAAATCGACATGAACGTTGGCTATGATAAAGGCACCGACCGCCTGTTTTTGGTCGCTCCCCTCACTGTCATCCATGAGATCGACGAAGAGAGTCCTCTGTTTGGCATCAGCAAGCAAGATCTGGAAATGTCCGACTTCGAGATTGTGATCATCCTGGAAGGACTGGTGGAGGCAACGGCCATGACGACGCAAGCGCGAAGCTCTTACCTGCCATCTGAAATCCTGTGGGGCCACCGCTTCGAGCCAATCATCTTCGAGGAGAGGAGCCAGTACAGGATCGATTACGCCTACTTTCACAAAACCTTTGAGGTGCCGTCCACGCCCAGGTGCAGCGCCAAAGACATGGAGGAGAGGAAATTCCCAACGTCTGGCGCCAACTCCTTCTGCTACGAGAATGAGCTGGCCTTCATCAGCAGGGATGAGGATGTAGATGGAGACGCTGAGAcggaaaaagacaaaagttgTCCATCGGAGCTAACCCCAACTGACAGCATTCAACCATCTTCTCCAAGAGAATCCGCACTTTAA